Genomic window (Shewanella psychropiezotolerans):
GAGCTTAGTGGCACGAAAGTAGCGCTGGTAACTCCAAAGGCAGAAATAGAAGAGAAGAATACCTGCCATATCGGCGATGAAGTCTGCCACAGAGGCTGTGCGATAGGGCAATCTGGCTTGAACGAGTTCAATGAAGATGGCATAAACCGACAGCGTCGCTGTAAGCAGATACCACTTAGGCTTAAATGCTAAATATGTCAGTAAAGATAAACAGAAGAAGCTACCAAGATGGCCGACCTTATCCATATTTGAAAAAAGCTGAGGATAATGCGGCCTGGAAAAGACCAGGTAACTGATGACTATCAATGCTATGACCAGAATAAGCCTAAAAATATGTCGTTTAGAGATCAAAATTTCTTATGTGTCTTGTTGTTTTTTTTATCATAAAAAAATCGCGAGCCCTTGTCACTATTAAACTCTCGTTTCTAGTGGGTTATTAAGTCGAATTAATACACTGACAGGAAGAAGTCACCCAGTATAAATAACTTTAATAGCTTAAATACGGTAAACTAGCGCCACTAAATTATGCTAATAGGACACTTGAAATGCCATCAATGGATATAGTTTCTGAAGTCGACGAAGTTGAACTACGTAATGCGGTCGATAACTCGGTACGTGAACTTAAGAGTCGTTTCGACTTTCGCGGCAAAGAAGCGAGCATCGAATATAAAGATCATATCGTGACGCTATCTGCTGAAGATGACTTTCAGTGCCAACAATTGGTTGATATTTTACGCATGCAGATGAGTAAGCGTAACGTTGACCCGGCATCTATGGATGTCGATGATAAAGCGATTCATAGCGGAAAAACCTTCTCATTGAAAGTTAAATTCAAAGAAGGCATCGAAACCTTAATTGCAAAGAAGTTAGTTAAGAAGATAAAAGACAGCAAGCTTAAAGTTCAGTCTTCAATTCAAGGTGATTCGGTTCGTGTCACAGGTAAGAAACGTGACGACCTGCAGGCTGTGATGGCGCTGGCTCGCGAAGCCGATTTAGGTCAACCATTCCAGTTTAATAACTTCAGAGATTAACTTTTTCTACGAGAGAAAGTTAAAATAAAGACGCTTAAAGAACAGCACTTTAAGCATCTTTTTTGTTTTTAGATGAAAGAGAAATACCAACAGCCAAGGCTAAGTTTTAGTCATCTAAGCTTCACTTGATGCGTCAGTCATGCCGTCATTAACCTTATTCAGCTCATTATGGCGTGTGCGTTTATCGACAATATACACAAGCAGTAGAACCGGAAAGCCAATAAGACTGGCGGCGATGAAGAAGTTCACATAACCGAAGCTATCGACATAGACTCCGGAGAATCCGGCAATGAACTTAGGGAAAAGTAACATGATGGATGAGAGTAGGGCGTATTGAGTCGCACTGTATCCTGTGCTCGTTAAGCTGGATAGATAGGCGATGAAGGCTGCCGTGGCAATGCCTGCACTGAAATTATCGATAGAAATTGCCAAGGTTAAAAATGGCACGTTATAGCCTATTACAGCTTGCCAGGCGAAGAGTAAGTTAGTTACAGCCACCAACAAGGCGCCGATGAAGAGTATCTTCATGGTGCCATATCTGGCGATCAATAAACCGCCAAATCCTGCACCTACTAGCGTCATGATCAGGCCATAAACTTTACTGATTGTTGCTATCTCTGTCTTAGTGAAGCCCATATCAACATAAAATACATTTGCCATGATCCCCATGACGATATCTGAGATGCGGTAACAGGATATCAGTAATAAGATCAGTATGGCGTTGCGCCCATAGCGCTTGAAAAAATCCATAAATGGCAACACGCTGGCCGTGTATAGCCAAGATAAGGTATTGGCGATGACCTTAGGGTAGCGCTGTTTCAACTCTTGCATAATGAGCTGCTCTTGCTCGTCGGCCTGTTTAACCTCTACGTCCGGCTCTTTACAAAATAGTGTGGTCAGAATGCCTACGGACATCAGGCCTGCCATGATCATATAGGCCATTTGCCAGGACAATAGGTTGTATTCATCGTTACCTGGGGTGACCCAAGCTGCAATGGTTAATGCGCCCGCGGTGGCAATGATCATCGCACTGCGATAGCCCACTTGATATGCCGCCGCGAGAGCGGCTTGCATCTTCTCCGGTGCTGACTCTATTCTAAAGGCATCGATGACGATATCTTGGGTGGCGGAGGCAAAGGCGACCATAAGCGCAAACAGTGCCAGTCTCTCAAGATCTTTGACTGGATCGCTGAAAGACATGCCTAAAATGGCTCCCACCAAGAGTATTTGAGCAAATAGCATCCAGCCTCGTCTGCGTCCCAGTAACCTAGTGAAGATGGGTAGAGACAGTCTGTCAACCAGAGGGGACCAGGCCCACTTGAATCCGTAAGCGAGGGCAATCCAGCTAAAATATCCGATGGCAGTTCTGTCTATGCCCGACTCTCTTAACCAGAATGAGAGTGTCGAGAACACCAACATCAAGGGCAGACCGGCGGAAAAACCGAGCAGAAGCAGGACTAAGACACGTTTGTGGCAGTAAATCGAGAAAGCGTCTTTGACTTGGCCAAG
Coding sequences:
- a CDS encoding VanZ family protein: MISKRHIFRLILVIALIVISYLVFSRPHYPQLFSNMDKVGHLGSFFCLSLLTYLAFKPKWYLLTATLSVYAIFIELVQARLPYRTASVADFIADMAGILLFYFCLWSYQRYFRATKLTESP
- a CDS encoding YajQ family cyclic di-GMP-binding protein; the encoded protein is MPSMDIVSEVDEVELRNAVDNSVRELKSRFDFRGKEASIEYKDHIVTLSAEDDFQCQQLVDILRMQMSKRNVDPASMDVDDKAIHSGKTFSLKVKFKEGIETLIAKKLVKKIKDSKLKVQSSIQGDSVRVTGKKRDDLQAVMALAREADLGQPFQFNNFRD
- a CDS encoding AmpG family muropeptide MFS transporter; translated protein: MSSSVSSKLGQVKDAFSIYCHKRVLVLLLLGFSAGLPLMLVFSTLSFWLRESGIDRTAIGYFSWIALAYGFKWAWSPLVDRLSLPIFTRLLGRRRGWMLFAQILLVGAILGMSFSDPVKDLERLALFALMVAFASATQDIVIDAFRIESAPEKMQAALAAAYQVGYRSAMIIATAGALTIAAWVTPGNDEYNLLSWQMAYMIMAGLMSVGILTTLFCKEPDVEVKQADEQEQLIMQELKQRYPKVIANTLSWLYTASVLPFMDFFKRYGRNAILILLLISCYRISDIVMGIMANVFYVDMGFTKTEIATISKVYGLIMTLVGAGFGGLLIARYGTMKILFIGALLVAVTNLLFAWQAVIGYNVPFLTLAISIDNFSAGIATAAFIAYLSSLTSTGYSATQYALLSSIMLLFPKFIAGFSGVYVDSFGYVNFFIAASLIGFPVLLLVYIVDKRTRHNELNKVNDGMTDASSEA